The Gloeocapsa sp. PCC 73106 nucleotide sequence GTAACCGCAGGAGGCAGAGTCCTCAACGTTACCGCGACAGCTACCAATTTTGAAGAAGCGATTAAAAAAGTTTACCAAGGCGTTGACTGTATAGATTTTGCCAATAAGTACTGTCGTCGCGATATTGGTTATCGTCTTTTTGTTTAACAATTAGCATCTTGTTTCCCTAACTCAACCAACTAACTAAATCCTCTAAACTTTGAAAATCTAACAAAGCTTCACCCAATCTTTCCACTGCTTCTAAACTTTCGGGAATTTCTCCTAAACGACGCTTTAACAGATGCGGATTACTAGACTTTTTTCACCGCG carries:
- a CDS encoding DUF4351 domain-containing protein, which gives rise to MERLGEALLDFQSLEDLVSWLS